The nucleotide sequence AAGCAAGATCGATCATAATCCAAAAGGAATAACAGAAATCAAAGAAGAAAAGAAAAAATAACCCTTTTTTCTAACGAGCTTCAGCTGCTAATTGAATAAAAAGTAGTTGAAGCTCGTTTTTATTTGTTTAAAAAACACGAAAATGCTATCCTTATAGAAAAGAGAGACAAGAAGGGAGTTTGATCATGTCAGGAGGAGAAATTGCAGGATTGATTGCAGCAATCGCCTTTGCGATACTTGTCGTTTTTATCGTTCGTGTGTTGTTGCAAGTTTCTAAAACTTTAGAAAAAGTAGATCAGACTGTAGCAGAAGCAAATACGACGATCGAAATCGTCACAAAAGACGTAGATCTTTTGTCTAGACAAGTAGAAGGCTTGCTGGTCAAAAGTAATGAACTGCTCTTGGATATCAATGGAAAAGTCGCAACGATCGATCCATTGTTCACAGCAGTTGCTGATTTAAGTGAAAGTGTATCAGAACTTAATCATTCTAGTAAAAACATCGCGACGAAAGTCGGCGGAATCGGTAAAGCGACAGCTAAAGCGACGGTTGCCGGAAAAGTCGGTGGGACAGCGATGAAATTTTTTAAAAACAAAAAACATACTGAAACGACAGGAGGAAAATAAAAATGGCTAAAAAAGGTGGATTTTTATTAGGTGCAGTAGTCGGAGGAACAGCCGCAGCAATCGCCGCGTTATTGTTAGCACCAAAATCTGGTAAAGAACTTCGGGATGAATTAGCTGCCCAAGCGGATGATTTGATGGATATGGCTTCAGATTACACAGATATGGCGAAAGAAAAATCGACTGAGTTAACAGGTATTGCAAAAGAAAAAGCGCAAGATCTTTCTCAACAAGCAGGTGATCTAGCAGGTAGTGTCAAACAAAAAGTAAGTGAATCAGCAGATGAAGCAGGAAGTGAATCTGACGATATCTTGTTAAATCTTA is from Enterococcus faecium and encodes:
- a CDS encoding DUF948 domain-containing protein, producing MSGGEIAGLIAAIAFAILVVFIVRVLLQVSKTLEKVDQTVAEANTTIEIVTKDVDLLSRQVEGLLVKSNELLLDINGKVATIDPLFTAVADLSESVSELNHSSKNIATKVGGIGKATAKATVAGKVGGTAMKFFKNKKHTETTGGK
- a CDS encoding YtxH domain-containing protein, encoding MAKKGGFLLGAVVGGTAAAIAALLLAPKSGKELRDELAAQADDLMDMASDYTDMAKEKSTELTGIAKEKAQDLSQQAGDLAGSVKQKVSESADEAGSESDDILLNLKEQSADLSNRFKKTAEDMKKPADELGSIAKDTSEDIMIDVKDAAGKAGDTVNEGMSEAKPVADDTKEMMKMAKEDAKEAKKEIKDTMTDSSTNH